The following are encoded in a window of Lynx canadensis isolate LIC74 chromosome B1, mLynCan4.pri.v2, whole genome shotgun sequence genomic DNA:
- the RUFY3 gene encoding protein RUFY3 isoform X4, with protein sequence MSALTPPTDMPTPTTDKITQAAMETIYLCKFRVSMDGEWLCLRELDDISLTPDPEPTHEDPNYLMANERMNLMNMAKLSIKGLIESALNLGRTLDSDYAPLQQFFVVMEHCLKHGLKAKKTFLGQNKSFWGPLELVEKLVPEAAEITASVKDLPGLKTPVGRGRAWLRLALMQKKLSEYMKALINKKELLSEFYEPNALMMEEEGAIIAGLLVGLNVIDANFCMKGEDLDSQVGVIDFSMYLKDGNSSKGSEGDGQITAILDQKNYVEELNRHLNATVNNLQAKVDALEKSNTKLTEELAVANNRIITLQEEMERVKEESSYILESNRKGPKQDRTSDGQALSEARKHLKEETQLRLDVEKELEIQISMRQEMELAMKMLEKDVCEKQDALVSLRQQLDDLRALKHELAFKLQSSDLGVKQKSELNSRLEEKTNQMAATIKQLEQRLRQAERDRQSAELDNRLFKQDFGDKINSLQLEVEELTRQRHQLELELKQERERRLQNNRNIPGKGFQKPEPKTDGKHKIQEENAKLKKPLDESHRLPSPPANEQDQPLLSAKPQMCQLCQQDGRLAKNMCKNCRGTFCDACSTNELPLPSSIKPERVCNPCHEHLMKQYSASPS encoded by the exons ATCCTAATTATCTCATGGCTAACGAACGCATGAACCTGATGAACATGGCCAAGCTGAGTATCAAGGGCTTGATTGAATCAGCTTTGAACCTGGGAAGAACTCTGGACTCAGACTATGCACCCCTCCAGCAGTTCTTCGTGGTGATGGAACATTGCCTGAAACACGGCTTGAAGG CTAAGAAAACTTTTCTTGGACAAAATAAATCCTTCTGGGGGCCTCTAGAACTGGTAGAAAAGCTTGTTCCAGAAGCTGCAGAGATAACAGCAAGTGTTAAAGATCTTCCAGGACTTAA GACACCAGTAGGCAGAGGAAGAGCCTGGCTTCGTTTGGCATTAATGCAAAAGAAACTCTCAGAATACATGAAAGCTTTGATCAATAAGAAGGAACTTCTCAG CGAATTCTATGAACCCAACGCCCTCATGATGGAAGAAGAAGGAGCCATAATTGCTGGTCTCTTGGTGGGTCTCAACGTCATTGATGCCAATTTCTGTATGAAAGGAGAAGACTTGGACTCTCAG GTTGGAGTTATAGATTTTTCAATGTATCTCAAGGATGGGAACAGCAGTAAAGGTAGTGAAGG AGATGGCCAAATTACTGCAATTCTGGATCAGAAGAACTATGTAGAGGAACTCAACAGACATCTAAA TGCTACTGTAAACAACCTTCAGGCAAAAGTGGATGCATTAGAAAAATCCAACACTAAACTGACAGAGGAG CTTGCAGTTGCAAACAACAGGATTATTACCTTGCAAGAAGAAATGGAACGAGTTAAAGAGGAAAGCTCCTACATATTGGAATCCAATCGGAAG GGTCCTAAGCAGGACAGAACTTCAGATGGGCAAGCACTGAGTGAAGCCAGAAAGCATTTAAAGGAGGAGACACAGTTGCGACTG GATGTTGAAAAAGAACTGGAGATCCAGATCAGCATGCGACAGGAGATGGAATTGGCTATGAAGATGCTGGAGAAGGATGTCTGTGAGAAGCAGGACGCCCTGGTGTCTCTGCGACAGCAGCTGGATGATCTCAGGGCTCTCAAGCATGAACTTGCCTTTAAGCTGCAG AGTTCAGACTTAGGAGTGAAACAGAAAAGCGAATTAAACAGTCGCTTGGAAGAGAAGACTAATCAGATGGCTGCTACCATCAAACAACTCGAACAAAG ATTGCGCCAGGCTGAGCGAGACCGCCAGTCTGCTGAGTTGGACAACCGGCTGTTCAAGCAGGACTTCGGAGACAAGATAAACAGTCTGCAGCTGGAAGTGGAGGAGCTCACCAGGCAGCG GCACCAGCTTGAGTTAGAGctaaaacaggaaagagaaagaaggttaCAAAACAACAGGAACATCCCAGGAAAGGGCTTTCAGAAGCCAGAACCCAAAACG GATGGGAAGCACAAAATTCAAGAGGAAAATGCTAAACTTAAAAAGCCCCTGGACGAAAGCCACAG GCTGCCGTCTCCCCCTGCGAATGAACAG GACCAGCCGCTGCTCTCTGCAAAGCCACAGATGTGTCAGCTGTGCCAGCAAGACGGCCGCCTTGCAAAG AATATGTGTAAGAACTGCAGAGGAACGTTCTGTGATGCCTGTTCAACAAATGAACTGCCTCTTCCCTCGAGTATCAAGCCTGAGCGAGTTTGCAATCCCTGCCATGAGCATCTGATGAAACAGTATTCTGCCAGCCCATCGTAA